In Antechinus flavipes isolate AdamAnt ecotype Samford, QLD, Australia chromosome 3, AdamAnt_v2, whole genome shotgun sequence, a genomic segment contains:
- the RPS9 gene encoding 40S ribosomal protein S9 has product MPVARSWVCRKTYVTPRRPFEKSRLDQELKLIGEYGLRNKREVWRVKFTLAKIRKAARELLTLDEKDQRRLFEGNALLRRLVRIGVLDEGKMKLDYILGLKIEDFLERRLQTQVFKLGLAKSIHHARVLIRQRHIRVRKQVVNIPSFIVRLDSQKHIDFSLRSPYGGGRAGRVKRKNAKKGQGGAGTGDDEEED; this is encoded by the exons ATGCCGGTCGCCAGGAGCTGGGTATGTCGGAAAACGTACGTGACGCCGCGGCGGCCCTTCGAGAAGTCGCGCCTGGACCAGGAGCTGAAGCTGATCG GTGAGTACGGGCTCCGTAACAAGCGCGAGGTGTGGCGGGTCAAGTTCACACTGGCTAAGATCCGCAAGGCTGCGCGGGAGCTGCTCACGCTGGACGAGAAGGACCAGCGGCGCCTCTTTGAGG GTAATGCTCTCCTGCGGAGGCTGGTGCGGATCGGCGTCCTGGACGAGGGCAAGATGAAGCTGGATTACATCCTGGGCCTGAAGATCGAGGACTTCCTGGAGCGGCGCCTGCAGACGCAGGTCTTCAAGCTGGGCCTGGCCAAGTCCATCCACCACGCGCGGGTCCTGATCCGCCAGAGGCACATCAG GGTCCGCAAGCAGGTGGTGAACATCCCCTCCTTTATCGTGCGCCTGGACTCCCAGAAGCACATCGACTTCTCGCTGCGCTCGCCCTACGGCGGCGGCCGAGCCGGCCGGGTCAAGAGGAAGAACGCCAAGAAGGGCCAGGGAGGGGCGGGCACCGGGGACGACGAAGAGGAAGATTAA
- the TSEN34 gene encoding LOW QUALITY PROTEIN: tRNA-splicing endonuclease subunit Sen34 (The sequence of the model RefSeq protein was modified relative to this genomic sequence to represent the inferred CDS: deleted 2 bases in 1 codon), with protein MLVVEVKAGQALVWSAEAAQALRERLGVGGRPVGSLARGPRQNARLGLPLLLLPEEARLLAEIGAATLVTAPRRESGRQAQAAAVYRQEQEAGFREQRALAAEARQKRLQDLAEHIAQGRAKKQRGPAESGQGEEAGEVEGLWGRGRGPCSRSTSPALLFPFPQQACSPLPETAMLVQLPTARPRPAWARPLDWHHPSPDWPHAGNPAHELRYRVYKDLWERGYFLTSGGKFGGDFLVYPGDPLRYHAHFVAQCCAPGDPLPLPDLVCAGRLGTNVRKTLLLCSPQPDGSVAYTSLHWAGLP; from the exons ATGCTGGTGGTGGAGGTGAAGGCGGGCCAGGCCCTGGTGTGGAGCGCCGAGGCTGCCCAGGCGCTGCGGGAACGGCTGGGCGTGGGGGGCCGGCCCGTGGGGAGCCTGGCTCGGGGACCCCGGCAGAACGCGCGGCTCGGCCtcccgctgctgctgctgccggaGGAGGCCCGCCTGCTGGCCGAGATCGGCGCCGCCACGCTCGTCACCGCACCGCGCCGAGAATCCGGCCGGCAAGCCCAG GCTGCGGCTGTTTACCGGCAGGAGCAGGAGGCTGGGTTCCGGGAGCAGCGGGCCCTGGCGGCCGAGGCCCGGCAGAAGCGCCTGCAGGACCTGGCGGAGCACATTGCCCAGGGCCGGGCCAAGAAACAGCGGGGGCCTGCGGAGTCGGGGCAAGGAGAGGAGGCAGGTGAGGTGGAGGGcctttgggggagggggcggggtcCCTGCAGCCGTTCCACCTCTCCCGCCttgctcttccccttcccccagcaGGCCTGCAGCCCCCTT CCAGAGACTGCCATGCTAGTCCAACTGCCCACGGCGCGCCCCCGACCAGCCTGGGCCAGGCCCCTGGACTGGCACCACCCGTCCCCAGATTGGCCCCATGCTGGAAACCCGGCTCATGAGCTTCGGTACCGAGTCTACAAGGACCTGTGGGAAAGGGGCTACTTCCTCACCTCCGGGGGCAAGTTTGGGGGCGACTTTCTGGTCTATCCAG GAGACCCCCTTCGCTACCACGCCCACTTTGTGGCCCAGTGCTGTGCCCCCGGGGACCCCCTCCCGCTGCCGGATCTCGTCTGTGCCGGACGTCTTGGGACCAACGTGCGCAAGACCCTGCTCCTGTGCTCCCCCCAGCCGGACGGCTCTGTGGCCTACACCTCCCTGCACTGGGCTGGCCTGCCGTGA
- the MBOAT7 gene encoding lysophospholipid acyltransferase 7 isoform X2, with product MRGSLRPHPHPRNMTPEEWQYLAILLISIPVGFLFKKAGPGLKQWGAAGVGVALTLLTCGPHILHSLVTVLGTWIIMETWPRSCHALALAWTFLYLLFFRMVTVLGLPAPTPFTNAVQLLLTLKLVSLASEVQELRAQKETDPQKRPTVGQLLAVPSLPQVLSYSYCYVGLLTGPFYRYRTFHDWVHQGPARVPSWEPLLLRARPAPLFGLLFLLSSWLFPLEAVREDAFYERPFAFRLFYMVPVFFAFRMRFYVAWIAAECDCIAAGFGAYPVGAKSRAGGGPTQPYPAPDSPEAGAATKYDYETIRNIDCQQTDFCVRVRDGMRYWNMTVQWWLAQYVYKSAPARSYVLRSAWTMLLSAYWHGIHPGYYLSFLTIPLCLAAEGCLESGLRSRLGPKAQQAWDWAHWFLKMRAYDYMCMGFVLLSLRDTLRYWASIYFCIHLLALGGLLLGLALGGGGPGRRGGGARSEAKTLPNKHPTPPDKLREE from the exons ATGCGTGGGTCACTCaggccccacccccaccccagaaaCATGACTCCCGAGGAGTGGCAGTATCTTGCGATCCTCCTTATCTCCATCCCCGTGGGCTTCCTCTTTAAGAAAGCGG GGCCCGGGCTGAAGCAATGGGGAGCGGCGGGGGTGGGTGTGGCACTGACCCTGCTCACCTGCGGACCCCACATCCTCCACTCGCTGGTCACCGTGCTGGGCACCTGGATCATCATGGAGACCTGGCCCAG GTCCTGCCACGCCCTGGCCCTGGCCTGGACCTTCCTCTACCTGCTCTTCTTCCGAATGGTCACTGTATTGGGGCTCCCCGCCCCCACGCCCTTCACCAACGCCGTGCAGCTGCTGCTCACACTCAAG CTGGTGAGCCTGGCCAGCGAGGTGCAGGAGCTCCGGGCGCAGAAGGAAACAGACCCCCAGAAGCGGCCGACCGTGGGGCAGCTCCTGGCCGTGCCCTCCCTGCCCCAGGTGCTCAGCTACAGCTACTGCTACGTGGGGCTCCTGACGG GCCCCTTCTACCGCTACCGCACGTTCCACGACTGGGTGCACCAAGGCCCGGCGCGGGTGCCCAGCTGGGAGCCGCTGCTGCTGCGAGCCCGGCCGGCCCCCCTCTTTGGCCTGCTCTTCCTGCTGTCCTCCTGGCTCTTCCCGCTGGAGGCCGTGCGGGAGGACGCCTTCTACGAGCGGCCCTTCGCGTTCCGCCTCTTCTACATGGTGCCCGTCTTCTTCGCCTTCCGGATGCGCTTCTACGTGGCCTGGATCGCGGCCGAGTGTGACTGCATAGCCGCCGGATTCGGGGCCTACCCCGTGGGGGCCAAGTCAAGGGCCGGGGGCGGCCCCACCCAGCCCTATCCTGCCCCGGACAG CCCAGAAGCCGGAGCAGCCACCAAATACGACTACGAGACCATCCGCAACATCGACTGCCAGCAGACCGACTTCTGTGTGCGTGTCCGCGATGGGATGCGGTACTGGAACATGACGGTGCAGTGGTGGCTCGCCCAGTACGTCTACAAGAGCGCGCCGGCCCGCTCTTACGTGCTGAG GAGCGCCTGGACCATGCTGCTTAGCGCCTACTGGCACGGCATCCACCCCGGCTACTATCTGAGCTTCCTGACCATCCCCTTGTGCCTGGCCGCCGAGGGCTGCCTGGAGTCCGGCCTGCGCAGCCGCCTGGGCCCCAAGGCCCAGCAGGCCTGGGACTGGGCCCACTGGTTCCTGAAGATGCGGGCCTACGACTACATGTGCATGGGCTTCGTCCTGCTCTCGCTGAGGGACACCCTTCGCTACTGGGCCTCCATCTATTTCTGCATCCACCTTCTGGCCCTGGGGGGCCTGCTGCTCGGGCTGGCCCTGGGGGGGGGAGGCCCTGGCCGCAGGGGCGGGGGTGCCCGCTCCGAAGCCAAGACCCTCCCGAACAAGCATCCCACGCCCCCGGACAAACTGCGGGAGGAGTGA
- the MBOAT7 gene encoding lysophospholipid acyltransferase 7 isoform X1, with amino-acid sequence MTPEEWQYLAILLISIPVGFLFKKAGPGLKQWGAAGVGVALTLLTCGPHILHSLVTVLGTWIIMETWPRSCHALALAWTFLYLLFFRMVTVLGLPAPTPFTNAVQLLLTLKLVSLASEVQELRAQKETDPQKRPTVGQLLAVPSLPQVLSYSYCYVGLLTGPFYRYRTFHDWVHQGPARVPSWEPLLLRARPAPLFGLLFLLSSWLFPLEAVREDAFYERPFAFRLFYMVPVFFAFRMRFYVAWIAAECDCIAAGFGAYPVGAKSRAGGGPTQPYPAPDSPEAGAATKYDYETIRNIDCQQTDFCVRVRDGMRYWNMTVQWWLAQYVYKSAPARSYVLRSAWTMLLSAYWHGIHPGYYLSFLTIPLCLAAEGCLESGLRSRLGPKAQQAWDWAHWFLKMRAYDYMCMGFVLLSLRDTLRYWASIYFCIHLLALGGLLLGLALGGGGPGRRGGGARSEAKTLPNKHPTPPDKLREE; translated from the exons ATGACTCCCGAGGAGTGGCAGTATCTTGCGATCCTCCTTATCTCCATCCCCGTGGGCTTCCTCTTTAAGAAAGCGG GGCCCGGGCTGAAGCAATGGGGAGCGGCGGGGGTGGGTGTGGCACTGACCCTGCTCACCTGCGGACCCCACATCCTCCACTCGCTGGTCACCGTGCTGGGCACCTGGATCATCATGGAGACCTGGCCCAG GTCCTGCCACGCCCTGGCCCTGGCCTGGACCTTCCTCTACCTGCTCTTCTTCCGAATGGTCACTGTATTGGGGCTCCCCGCCCCCACGCCCTTCACCAACGCCGTGCAGCTGCTGCTCACACTCAAG CTGGTGAGCCTGGCCAGCGAGGTGCAGGAGCTCCGGGCGCAGAAGGAAACAGACCCCCAGAAGCGGCCGACCGTGGGGCAGCTCCTGGCCGTGCCCTCCCTGCCCCAGGTGCTCAGCTACAGCTACTGCTACGTGGGGCTCCTGACGG GCCCCTTCTACCGCTACCGCACGTTCCACGACTGGGTGCACCAAGGCCCGGCGCGGGTGCCCAGCTGGGAGCCGCTGCTGCTGCGAGCCCGGCCGGCCCCCCTCTTTGGCCTGCTCTTCCTGCTGTCCTCCTGGCTCTTCCCGCTGGAGGCCGTGCGGGAGGACGCCTTCTACGAGCGGCCCTTCGCGTTCCGCCTCTTCTACATGGTGCCCGTCTTCTTCGCCTTCCGGATGCGCTTCTACGTGGCCTGGATCGCGGCCGAGTGTGACTGCATAGCCGCCGGATTCGGGGCCTACCCCGTGGGGGCCAAGTCAAGGGCCGGGGGCGGCCCCACCCAGCCCTATCCTGCCCCGGACAG CCCAGAAGCCGGAGCAGCCACCAAATACGACTACGAGACCATCCGCAACATCGACTGCCAGCAGACCGACTTCTGTGTGCGTGTCCGCGATGGGATGCGGTACTGGAACATGACGGTGCAGTGGTGGCTCGCCCAGTACGTCTACAAGAGCGCGCCGGCCCGCTCTTACGTGCTGAG GAGCGCCTGGACCATGCTGCTTAGCGCCTACTGGCACGGCATCCACCCCGGCTACTATCTGAGCTTCCTGACCATCCCCTTGTGCCTGGCCGCCGAGGGCTGCCTGGAGTCCGGCCTGCGCAGCCGCCTGGGCCCCAAGGCCCAGCAGGCCTGGGACTGGGCCCACTGGTTCCTGAAGATGCGGGCCTACGACTACATGTGCATGGGCTTCGTCCTGCTCTCGCTGAGGGACACCCTTCGCTACTGGGCCTCCATCTATTTCTGCATCCACCTTCTGGCCCTGGGGGGCCTGCTGCTCGGGCTGGCCCTGGGGGGGGGAGGCCCTGGCCGCAGGGGCGGGGGTGCCCGCTCCGAAGCCAAGACCCTCCCGAACAAGCATCCCACGCCCCCGGACAAACTGCGGGAGGAGTGA